From Alphaproteobacteria bacterium, the proteins below share one genomic window:
- the gloA gene encoding lactoylglutathione lyase: MTVTEAKRAAVGKTGFEGAQFLHTMVRVRDLKKSLDFYTRLLGMKELRNKDYPSGEFTLAFVGYGDEMNSTVIELTYNWPRKEAYALGEGFGHFAISVRDIYGACERLAAEGVKIPRPPGPMKHGGSVIAFIEDPDGYKIELVERA, translated from the coding sequence ATGACCGTAACGGAAGCAAAACGCGCCGCAGTCGGCAAGACCGGGTTCGAGGGCGCGCAATTCCTGCACACGATGGTACGGGTGCGCGATCTGAAGAAGTCGCTGGATTTCTACACGCGCCTTCTCGGCATGAAGGAGCTGCGTAACAAGGACTATCCCAGCGGCGAATTCACGCTCGCTTTCGTCGGCTATGGCGATGAGATGAATTCAACCGTAATCGAACTCACCTACAACTGGCCGCGGAAGGAAGCTTATGCGCTCGGCGAAGGATTCGGCCATTTCGCGATCTCCGTCCGGGACATCTATGGCGCTTGCGAGCGGCTCGCAGCCGAAGGGGTAAAGATTCCCCGTCCACCGGGCCCCATGAAGCACGGCGGCAGCGTCATCGCCTTCATCGAGGATCCCGACGGTTACAAAATCGAGTTGGTCGAGCGGGCTTGA
- the lpxB gene encoding lipid-A-disaccharide synthase, translating to MTSNPGIVERSAGPLIFLMAGESSGDAIGARLMSALKRETNGDVRFAGIGGERMSAEGLTSDFPMEELSVMGLTEVLPRIPLILRRIRETASRIEALHPAAVVSIDASGFCGRVEKRVKRKRLGIPLIRYVAPMVWAWRPWKAKESARFLDHIMTLLPFEPPYFEKEGLPATFVGHPVIEEGAEQGDGGRFRARHGIPASAPLLALLPGSRRGEIARLLPRFAETVERLTTEWPNLHVVIATVDTVAESVASRTASWPMPVVIVRSANEKYDAFAAANAALAASGTVSLELALARCPMVIAYRINFITAAILRVFLMRVRYATLVNVMLNRPVIPEFLQFACRPERLTEAVGKLLRDPEARRAQIDAVRPALHALGMDGSPPSTRAARTVLRVIAEKTKQPSMA from the coding sequence GTGACCTCGAACCCTGGCATCGTGGAGCGGTCGGCAGGGCCTCTCATTTTTCTCATGGCGGGAGAGTCGTCGGGCGATGCAATCGGGGCGCGGCTCATGTCGGCGCTGAAGCGCGAGACGAACGGCGACGTGCGCTTTGCCGGAATCGGGGGCGAGCGAATGTCGGCCGAGGGACTGACAAGCGATTTCCCGATGGAAGAACTGTCAGTCATGGGACTGACAGAGGTGTTGCCCCGGATACCGCTCATCTTGCGACGAATTCGCGAAACCGCCTCGCGAATCGAAGCGCTCCACCCAGCGGCCGTCGTCTCGATCGATGCGAGCGGGTTTTGCGGCAGAGTCGAGAAGCGAGTGAAGCGGAAACGGCTCGGCATACCATTGATCCGGTATGTCGCGCCGATGGTGTGGGCGTGGCGGCCATGGAAGGCCAAGGAATCCGCCCGCTTTCTCGACCATATCATGACGTTGCTGCCATTCGAGCCACCCTATTTCGAGAAGGAAGGTTTGCCAGCGACGTTTGTCGGCCACCCGGTGATCGAGGAGGGTGCCGAGCAGGGCGATGGCGGGCGTTTCAGGGCACGTCACGGCATCCCAGCAAGCGCGCCCCTTCTCGCGCTTCTGCCGGGGAGCAGGCGAGGCGAAATCGCGCGGCTGCTGCCAAGGTTCGCCGAGACCGTCGAGCGCCTCACGACCGAGTGGCCAAATCTTCATGTCGTCATCGCGACCGTCGACACGGTCGCGGAGAGCGTTGCTTCGCGCACCGCAAGCTGGCCAATGCCGGTCGTCATCGTTCGCTCCGCGAACGAGAAATATGACGCCTTCGCCGCCGCAAACGCCGCACTCGCCGCCTCAGGCACGGTTTCATTGGAATTGGCGTTGGCGCGCTGCCCGATGGTGATCGCCTACCGGATCAATTTCATCACTGCCGCGATTTTGCGCGTTTTTTTGATGAGAGTGCGTTACGCCACGCTTGTTAATGTAATGCTCAATCGGCCCGTGATTCCCGAGTTTCTCCAATTCGCTTGCCGCCCGGAGCGATTGACTGAAGCGGTCGGCAAACTGCTGCGCGATCCCGAAGCGCGGCGTGCGCAGATCGACGCCGTCCGACCTGCACTCCATGCCCTGGGCATGGATGGGTCGCCGCCGAGCACGCGGGCGGCTCGCACCGTGCTCAGGGTGATTGCGGAGAAGACAAAACAGCCTTCGATGGCATAG
- the lpxI gene encoding UDP-2,3-diacylglucosamine diphosphatase LpxI (LpxI, functionally equivalent to LpxH, replaces it in LPS biosynthesis in a minority of bacteria.), with protein MANKLGIIAGGGALPARLIEACRKEGREVFVVAIKGHAEKAHIASAPHAWVRLGAAGKAVELLHANGAKDLVLAGAFRRPSLSELIPDKTALQFIYSVGKAFFRDDALHTAVIQWLEGRGFHIVGPETIDRGLLATEGLYGRVAPDEEAWSDIKRGIEVARALGRVDVGQGVIVQQGVVLALEAVEGTDAMIARAGELKRGGRGGVLIKMMKPGQETRVDLPAIGARTVANAKAAGLRGIAIEAGGALVIDRDAVVAKADAAGLFVIGIGAME; from the coding sequence ATGGCCAACAAGCTTGGAATAATTGCCGGCGGAGGAGCGCTTCCGGCGCGCCTGATCGAGGCCTGCCGGAAGGAGGGGCGCGAGGTCTTTGTCGTCGCGATCAAGGGTCACGCGGAGAAAGCGCACATTGCGTCAGCACCCCATGCGTGGGTTCGACTTGGCGCAGCGGGCAAAGCGGTCGAGTTGTTGCACGCGAACGGCGCCAAGGATCTCGTACTGGCCGGCGCCTTTCGACGCCCAAGTCTCTCCGAGCTTATTCCCGACAAGACCGCATTACAGTTCATTTACAGCGTGGGTAAGGCGTTTTTTCGAGACGACGCACTCCATACCGCGGTGATCCAATGGCTGGAGGGACGCGGATTTCACATCGTCGGGCCGGAGACGATTGATCGCGGCCTGTTGGCTACCGAAGGGCTTTACGGCAGGGTCGCACCCGATGAGGAAGCATGGAGCGACATCAAGCGCGGCATCGAAGTCGCGAGGGCGCTTGGCCGCGTCGATGTAGGACAGGGTGTCATCGTGCAGCAGGGCGTGGTCCTGGCCCTCGAAGCGGTTGAAGGTACGGACGCGATGATCGCGCGTGCCGGAGAGTTGAAACGCGGCGGCCGCGGCGGCGTTCTCATCAAGATGATGAAACCCGGCCAGGAGACGCGCGTCGATCTACCCGCCATCGGCGCAAGGACCGTTGCGAATGCTAAGGCGGCCGGCCTCAGGGGTATTGCGATCGAGGCTGGCGGGGCACTTGTGATCGACCGGGATGCGGTGGTGGCGAAGGCGGATGCCGCCGGCCTGTTCGTCATCGGTATCGGGGCAATGGAGTGA